One window of Cryobacterium arcticum genomic DNA carries:
- a CDS encoding Lrp/AsnC family transcriptional regulator, translating to MHHLDRVDLELLTALCANPDSTYVGLAHTLGLSRNTVQARMTRLEESKVFLEFDRRISAAVLGYPLTAFIEVYIAQKRAAEIIAELVLIPEIVQAHGMSGAADLLVRVACADAEDLFRIDRTILACDGVERTETSLAMGELIPYRVTPLLERGTQPKPA from the coding sequence ATGCACCATCTGGACCGAGTCGACCTCGAGCTGCTCACAGCCCTCTGCGCGAACCCCGACAGCACCTATGTGGGCCTGGCCCATACGCTCGGGCTATCCCGCAATACAGTGCAGGCCCGGATGACCCGGCTCGAGGAGTCGAAGGTGTTCCTCGAATTCGACCGGCGGATCAGCGCCGCCGTGCTCGGCTATCCGCTGACGGCATTCATCGAGGTGTACATCGCGCAGAAGCGGGCCGCGGAGATCATCGCCGAGCTGGTCCTGATTCCCGAGATCGTGCAGGCGCACGGGATGAGCGGAGCGGCCGACCTGCTCGTGCGGGTGGCCTGCGCCGACGCCGAGGACCTGTTCCGGATCGACCGCACCATCCTCGCCTGTGATGGTGTCGAACGCACCGAGACGTCCCTGGCGATGGGCGAGCTCATTCCCTACCGGGTCACGCCGCTGCTCGAGCGCGGCACCCAGCCCAAACCAGCCTGA
- a CDS encoding histidine phosphatase family protein, producing the protein MPQYLYLVRHGEQQDAEYGLPDGPLSPRGKRQAHLIAERLGGVPFTGAWHSPLQRAAETAAIIADRLPSLTPEASPLLFDCVPSGRAPEMPSSYAPFFNAISDEEIEAGRAQMEDAVAEFLHPHRGPRHDLLITHNFVIAWFVREVLGAPDWRWISINQANCGLTVLQQKPGRPWSLVTHNDLGHLPVELRTGLPDPLLF; encoded by the coding sequence ATGCCCCAATATCTCTACCTCGTGCGACACGGCGAGCAACAGGACGCCGAATACGGCCTCCCGGACGGGCCACTGTCACCGCGAGGCAAGCGACAGGCGCACCTCATCGCCGAGCGTCTGGGCGGGGTGCCGTTCACGGGAGCCTGGCATTCACCGTTGCAGCGGGCCGCGGAGACCGCCGCGATCATCGCCGACCGGTTGCCCTCGCTCACCCCGGAGGCGTCACCGCTGTTGTTCGACTGTGTTCCGTCGGGTCGAGCGCCCGAGATGCCCAGCTCCTATGCGCCGTTCTTCAACGCGATCTCCGACGAGGAGATCGAGGCCGGCCGGGCACAGATGGAGGACGCCGTCGCGGAGTTCCTGCACCCGCACCGCGGTCCCCGGCACGACCTGCTCATCACCCACAACTTCGTGATCGCCTGGTTCGTGCGTGAGGTGCTGGGCGCCCCGGACTGGCGCTGGATCAGCATCAACCAGGCCAACTGCGGCCTCACCGTGTTGCAGCAGAAGCCCGGCCGGCCCTGGTCCCTGGTCACCCACAACGACCTCGGCCACCTGCCGGTCGAACTGCGCACCGGCCTGCCCGACCCCCTGCTGTTCTAG
- a CDS encoding aldo/keto reductase: protein MARGAGESRTETADADGRTAAALEALILQTRPVQVQHTGPVHLPTRSSGTAPAVRRTIGDTDLQVHPLALGCSVFGWTTDGDTAMAILDRHFELGGNFLDTADSYAAGRSEVLIGSWMRTRGVRDDIVISTKIGRNRDNPGLSPRSIVGAVHASLERLGTDRIDLLHFHYDDLDVPLEESLGAMETLINSGTVRYIAASNFTAERLMEARVLAANGLPRFAAVETPYNLMNRVSFESSLALVTRAQGLAVMPYFALAHGFLTGKYHSKADLTDTIRAGRASAYLNRTGLKVLGTVERIAEDHGVAPSSIALAWLLAREGVAAPVASASRPDQVDALVAAGSVRLGRADMVDLDRVSA, encoded by the coding sequence ATGGCTCGCGGCGCCGGTGAATCCCGCACGGAGACCGCCGATGCTGACGGTCGCACGGCCGCCGCGCTGGAGGCCCTGATCCTGCAGACCCGTCCGGTGCAGGTGCAGCACACCGGCCCCGTCCACCTTCCCACGCGCTCGTCCGGCACCGCTCCAGCCGTGAGGCGCACCATCGGCGACACGGATCTGCAGGTGCACCCGCTCGCGCTGGGCTGCAGCGTATTCGGCTGGACCACCGACGGCGACACCGCCATGGCGATCCTGGACCGGCACTTCGAACTCGGCGGCAACTTCCTCGACACGGCCGACAGCTACGCTGCCGGCCGCAGCGAAGTGCTGATCGGCTCCTGGATGCGCACCCGCGGGGTGCGGGACGATATTGTCATCTCCACCAAGATCGGCCGCAACCGGGACAACCCCGGGCTCTCGCCGCGCAGCATCGTCGGCGCTGTGCACGCGTCGCTCGAGCGTCTGGGCACCGACCGGATCGACCTGCTGCACTTCCACTACGACGACCTCGACGTTCCCCTCGAGGAGAGCCTTGGCGCCATGGAGACCCTGATCAACTCGGGCACTGTGCGGTACATCGCCGCATCGAACTTCACCGCGGAGCGATTGATGGAGGCCCGGGTCCTCGCCGCGAACGGGCTGCCCAGGTTCGCCGCCGTCGAGACCCCGTACAACCTGATGAACCGGGTCTCCTTCGAATCCTCCCTGGCGCTGGTCACCCGCGCGCAGGGCCTGGCGGTCATGCCGTACTTCGCTCTGGCACACGGTTTCCTCACGGGCAAGTACCACTCCAAGGCCGACCTCACCGACACCATCCGGGCCGGGCGCGCATCCGCGTACCTCAACCGCACGGGGCTCAAGGTGCTGGGCACCGTCGAGCGCATCGCCGAGGACCACGGCGTGGCACCGTCGTCGATCGCCCTGGCCTGGCTGCTGGCCAGGGAAGGCGTGGCGGCCCCGGTGGCCAGCGCGAGCCGCCCCGACCAGGTGGACGCGCTCGTCGCGGCGGGTTCGGTGCGGCTGGGCCGTGCCGACATGGTCGATCTCGACCGGGTGTCCGCCTGA
- the dapB gene encoding 4-hydroxy-tetrahydrodipicolinate reductase: MTTRVAVIGATGKMGRLVCDLVDNDSDYELVARLDSSSALSEMLGADVAIDLTVPAVSQGIVDYALDNGIRVLVGTSGWSQSRIDSLRHRIKGRDTVGVVIIPNFSLGSVLGTALSALAARFFDSIEIVEAHQSSKVDSPSGTAVRTAELMAAARAGLVPVAAPHIDQRARGQQIATVPVHSLRMAGVLARQDVIFGGSGESLTITHNTLSAEAYERGILVALAATRECVGVTVGLDQLIDLGLSGPAADEPAAAAIPPAGPEEAEMEPGE, from the coding sequence ATGACAACACGGGTGGCCGTCATCGGCGCAACGGGCAAGATGGGGCGCCTGGTCTGCGACCTGGTCGACAACGATTCCGACTACGAGCTGGTGGCCCGGCTCGACTCCTCCAGCGCCCTCTCCGAGATGCTCGGCGCCGATGTGGCGATCGACCTCACCGTGCCGGCGGTCAGCCAGGGCATCGTCGATTACGCGCTGGACAACGGCATCCGCGTGCTGGTGGGCACGTCAGGTTGGTCCCAGTCCCGGATCGACTCGCTGCGCCACCGCATCAAGGGTCGCGACACCGTGGGTGTCGTCATCATCCCCAATTTCTCCCTCGGCTCGGTGCTGGGCACGGCCCTGTCGGCCCTCGCCGCGCGGTTCTTCGACTCCATCGAGATCGTCGAGGCGCACCAGTCCAGCAAGGTCGACTCCCCGTCGGGAACCGCCGTGCGCACCGCGGAGCTGATGGCCGCCGCCCGCGCCGGCCTGGTGCCCGTCGCCGCGCCGCACATCGACCAGCGTGCCCGGGGACAGCAGATCGCCACAGTGCCCGTGCACAGCCTGCGCATGGCCGGCGTGCTGGCCCGCCAGGACGTCATCTTCGGCGGGTCGGGCGAGTCCCTCACCATCACGCACAACACGCTCTCCGCCGAAGCCTACGAGCGCGGCATCCTGGTGGCCCTGGCCGCCACCCGCGAGTGCGTGGGCGTGACCGTGGGACTCGACCAGCTCATCGACCTGGGTCTGTCCGGCCCGGCGGCCGACGAGCCCGCCGCTGCCGCAATCCCGCCGGCCGGGCCGGAAGAGGCCGAGATGGAGCCCGGCGAATGA
- a CDS encoding M16 family metallopeptidase: MNGAVEFPLDLTELSFRAAGDSLVRRTVLPSGVRIVSEQVPGSRSLTIGYWVAVGSRDEQPGHFGSTHFLEHLLFKGTKQRTALDIAIAFDAVGGEHNAMTAKEYTCYYAKVQDRDLAMAVEVLTDMISSSVLDPAEFETERGVILEELAMADDDPADVANERFFEAVMGRHPLGRPIGGSPDTIRAATRDAVWEHYRANYRPQDLVVTVAGAVDHDVLVAAVTRALLQAGWDLSVPAAPVGRRSGAAAVIEQGRPVTVVHRPLEQANLLLGVPGLVANDDRRVAMNVLTSIFGGGMSSRLFQEVREKRGLAYSVYSFAPGYSDAGLFGMYAGCTPAKAGQVAEIMLAELHRLADHGVTADEMKRASGQLSGASALALEDSDTRMSRLGRSEITMGEFVDLDEALRRLALVTADDVQQLAAEMVSRPFSISAVGALADDAFDGIFPHDPVSMPVN, encoded by the coding sequence ATGAACGGCGCCGTTGAATTTCCCCTTGACCTAACCGAACTCTCGTTTCGGGCCGCCGGTGATTCCCTGGTGCGAAGGACCGTGCTCCCCAGCGGTGTGCGCATCGTCTCCGAACAAGTGCCGGGCAGCCGCAGCCTCACGATCGGCTACTGGGTGGCGGTGGGATCCCGCGACGAGCAGCCCGGCCACTTCGGGTCGACACACTTCCTCGAGCACCTGCTCTTCAAGGGCACCAAGCAGCGCACCGCCCTGGACATCGCCATCGCGTTCGACGCCGTGGGCGGCGAGCACAACGCCATGACGGCGAAGGAATACACCTGCTACTACGCCAAGGTGCAGGACCGCGACCTGGCCATGGCCGTCGAGGTGCTCACCGACATGATCAGCTCCTCGGTGCTCGACCCGGCCGAGTTCGAGACCGAGCGCGGCGTGATCCTCGAAGAGCTCGCGATGGCCGACGACGACCCGGCCGACGTCGCCAACGAGCGGTTCTTCGAAGCCGTGATGGGCCGGCACCCGTTGGGCCGCCCGATCGGCGGCAGCCCGGACACGATCCGTGCCGCCACCCGCGACGCGGTGTGGGAGCACTACCGCGCCAACTACCGCCCGCAGGACCTCGTGGTCACCGTGGCCGGCGCCGTCGACCATGACGTTCTCGTGGCCGCTGTCACCCGCGCGCTGCTGCAGGCCGGCTGGGACCTCAGCGTGCCCGCCGCGCCCGTCGGCCGGCGCTCCGGCGCGGCCGCCGTGATCGAGCAGGGCCGGCCCGTCACGGTCGTGCACCGCCCGCTCGAACAGGCCAACCTGCTGCTCGGCGTGCCGGGCCTCGTCGCCAACGACGACCGCCGGGTGGCGATGAACGTGCTCACCTCGATCTTCGGCGGCGGCATGTCCTCCCGGCTGTTCCAGGAGGTGCGCGAGAAGCGCGGCCTGGCCTATTCCGTGTACTCCTTCGCCCCCGGCTACTCGGATGCCGGCCTCTTCGGCATGTACGCCGGCTGCACTCCGGCCAAGGCGGGGCAGGTCGCCGAGATCATGTTGGCCGAGCTGCACCGGCTCGCCGACCACGGCGTCACCGCCGACGAGATGAAGCGGGCCTCCGGGCAGCTCTCCGGCGCATCCGCCCTGGCCCTCGAAGACTCCGACACGCGGATGTCCCGGCTCGGCCGGTCCGAGATCACCATGGGCGAGTTCGTCGACCTCGACGAGGCGCTGCGCCGCCTGGCCCTCGTGACGGCCGACGACGTGCAGCAGCTGGCCGCGGAGATGGTCTCCCGGCCGTTCTCCATCTCCGCCGTCGGCGCCCTCGCCGATGACGCCTTCGACGGGATCTTCCCGCACGACCCCGTATCGATGCCCGTGAACTGA
- a CDS encoding TIGR01777 family oxidoreductase yields the protein MRVLISGASGLIGTELSRQLEAAGHTVLRLVRRPTRSSSEFRWDPATLSLDPTVLDDVDAVVNLSGASIGRLPWTPSYKREIVESRVQATRTLTDAMRRSSTPPAVLVNASAVGIYGNRPGEELTEDSLPGTDFLAAVVSTWEEEANLAPAVTRVVLARTGLVLAKGGALKPLMPIVRLGLGGPLGRGTQNWPWVSLHDEAAAIVHLLGSELSGPVNITGPTPATANDIIRAVATALRRPFFVPVPEKVLTLALQDAARQLLLADQRVSSAKLQADGFRFTHQTAAEAVTWMLR from the coding sequence ATGCGCGTTCTCATCTCCGGGGCCTCCGGGCTCATCGGCACCGAACTCTCCCGCCAGCTGGAGGCCGCCGGTCACACCGTGCTGCGCCTGGTGCGCCGTCCCACCCGCAGCAGTTCGGAATTCCGCTGGGATCCGGCGACGCTGAGCCTGGACCCCACCGTGCTCGACGACGTCGACGCCGTGGTCAACCTGTCCGGCGCCTCGATCGGGCGCCTGCCCTGGACCCCGTCGTACAAGCGCGAGATCGTCGAATCCCGCGTGCAGGCCACCCGTACCCTCACCGACGCAATGCGCCGCAGCAGCACGCCGCCCGCGGTGCTCGTGAACGCATCCGCTGTGGGCATCTACGGCAACCGGCCCGGCGAGGAACTCACCGAGGACTCCCTGCCGGGAACCGATTTTCTCGCTGCCGTGGTGTCGACGTGGGAAGAGGAGGCCAATCTCGCGCCGGCGGTCACCCGCGTGGTGCTCGCCCGCACCGGGCTGGTGCTGGCCAAGGGCGGCGCCCTCAAGCCGCTCATGCCGATCGTGCGGCTGGGCCTGGGCGGGCCGTTGGGCCGCGGCACCCAGAACTGGCCGTGGGTGAGTCTGCACGACGAAGCCGCCGCCATCGTGCACCTGCTGGGCTCCGAGCTCAGCGGACCGGTCAACATCACCGGCCCCACGCCGGCCACAGCGAACGACATCATCCGGGCCGTGGCTACGGCGCTGCGCCGGCCGTTTTTCGTCCCCGTGCCCGAGAAGGTGCTCACCCTGGCGCTGCAGGATGCCGCCCGCCAGCTCCTGCTCGCCGACCAGCGGGTGAGTTCGGCCAAGCTGCAGGCCGACGGGTTCCGCTTCACCCACCAGACCGCGGCCGAGGCCGTGACCTGGATGCTGCGCTGA
- a CDS encoding GNAT family N-acetyltransferase: protein MPEFTEVSVTDAGSIALLTQYFSDRASTFPHAGGYRTTFPTPEQFVPPRGQFLLVSEQPESRTFVGCGGIRRIDDGADGAVRYEAKHLWLQPHVRGRGWGGLLLAELERRARDFGAAELVLDTNASLEAAGRLYQRAGYADVPPYNDNPNATNWYRKVLV, encoded by the coding sequence ATGCCTGAATTCACCGAGGTCTCCGTCACGGATGCGGGATCCATCGCCCTGCTCACCCAGTACTTCAGTGACCGGGCGTCCACCTTTCCGCACGCCGGCGGCTACCGCACCACCTTCCCCACCCCGGAGCAGTTCGTGCCGCCCCGCGGGCAGTTCCTGCTCGTGAGCGAGCAGCCCGAGTCGCGCACCTTTGTGGGCTGTGGCGGCATTCGTCGCATCGACGATGGCGCGGATGGCGCGGTGCGGTACGAGGCGAAGCATCTGTGGCTGCAACCGCACGTGCGCGGACGCGGCTGGGGCGGCCTGCTGCTCGCGGAGCTCGAGAGGCGGGCCAGGGACTTCGGCGCCGCCGAGCTGGTGCTCGACACCAATGCCAGCCTGGAGGCCGCCGGCCGGCTCTACCAGCGCGCCGGGTACGCGGACGTGCCGCCCTACAACGACAACCCGAACGCCACGAACTGGTACCGCAAGGTCCTCGTCTGA
- a CDS encoding polyribonucleotide nucleotidyltransferase, translated as MEGPEITFAETVIDNGKYGKRTIRFETGRLAQQAQGSAAAYIDEETMLLSATSASKQPKDNFDFFPLTIDVEERMYAAGRIPGSFFRREGRPSTEAILTCRLIDRPLRPSFVDGLRNEIQVVVTVLAIAPDEYYDVLAINAASMSTQIAGLPFSGPIGGVRVALIPDTNGSGQWVAFPKHSQVEEAVFSMVVAGRVVTDADGSEDVAIMMIEAEATDNAWTLIQGGAIKPNEEVIAEGIEASKPFIKQLIVAQQQVASAASKPTGNYPLFPPYTTEVYDAVAALAYDGLKDVYVIADKIARQDADDVLKASVKTAIAAKVEAGELPATANNQVGAAYKSVTKLVVRSRVLNEGVRMDGRGLADIRPLDAEVAVIPRVHGSAIFQRGETQILGVTTLNMLKLEQTIDSLSPVTKKRYMHNYNFPPYSTGETGRVGTPKRREIGHGALAERALVPVLPTREEFPYAIRQVSEALSSNGSTSMGSVCASTLSMLNAGVPLRAPVAGIAMGLISDTVDGQTRYAALTDILGAEDALGDMDFKVAGTSEFVTAIQLDTKLDGIPASVLAGALTQAKDARTTILAVLNAAIDKPDEMAPTAPRVISVQIPVDKIGELIGPKGKMINSIQDETGADISIEEDGTVYIGAVDGPSAEAARIMVNSVANPTNPEVGEQFLGTVVKIAAFGAFVSLLPGKDGLLHISEVRKLAGGKRVENVEDVLGVGQKVLVEITKIDDRGKLSLAPVLADEADTQGRDAASEGPEAPAEG; from the coding sequence ATGGAGGGTCCAGAAATCACGTTCGCCGAGACCGTTATCGACAACGGCAAGTACGGCAAGCGCACCATCCGTTTCGAAACCGGGCGTCTCGCCCAGCAGGCGCAGGGCTCAGCCGCCGCCTACATCGACGAAGAGACCATGCTTCTCTCCGCCACGAGCGCCAGCAAGCAGCCGAAGGACAACTTCGACTTCTTCCCGCTGACCATCGATGTCGAAGAGCGCATGTACGCCGCTGGCCGCATCCCGGGCAGCTTCTTCCGCCGCGAAGGTCGCCCGTCGACCGAGGCGATCCTCACCTGCCGTCTGATCGACCGGCCGCTGCGCCCGTCGTTCGTCGACGGACTCCGCAACGAGATCCAGGTTGTCGTGACCGTTCTGGCCATCGCGCCCGACGAGTACTACGACGTGCTGGCCATCAACGCCGCGTCCATGTCGACCCAGATCGCCGGCCTGCCGTTCTCCGGCCCGATCGGTGGCGTCCGCGTCGCCCTCATCCCCGACACCAACGGCTCCGGCCAGTGGGTCGCCTTCCCGAAGCACTCGCAGGTCGAAGAGGCCGTGTTCAGCATGGTCGTCGCCGGCCGCGTTGTGACGGATGCCGATGGCAGCGAAGACGTCGCGATCATGATGATCGAGGCCGAAGCGACCGACAACGCCTGGACTTTGATCCAGGGCGGCGCCATCAAGCCGAACGAAGAGGTCATCGCCGAGGGTATCGAGGCGTCCAAGCCGTTCATCAAGCAGCTCATCGTCGCCCAGCAGCAGGTTGCCTCCGCGGCATCCAAGCCCACCGGCAACTACCCGCTGTTCCCGCCGTACACCACCGAGGTCTACGACGCTGTCGCAGCCCTGGCGTACGACGGCCTCAAGGACGTCTACGTCATCGCCGACAAGATCGCGCGTCAGGATGCCGACGACGTGCTCAAGGCATCCGTCAAGACCGCCATCGCGGCCAAGGTCGAAGCCGGCGAACTGCCCGCAACCGCCAACAACCAGGTCGGCGCGGCGTACAAGTCCGTCACCAAGCTCGTCGTGCGCTCGCGCGTGCTCAACGAGGGTGTTCGTATGGACGGACGCGGCCTGGCCGACATCCGCCCGCTCGACGCCGAGGTCGCGGTCATCCCGCGCGTGCACGGTTCCGCTATCTTCCAGCGCGGCGAGACCCAGATCCTGGGTGTCACCACGCTGAACATGCTCAAGCTCGAGCAGACGATCGACTCCCTGAGCCCGGTCACCAAGAAGCGTTACATGCACAACTACAACTTCCCGCCCTACTCCACCGGTGAAACCGGTCGGGTCGGAACGCCGAAGCGTCGCGAGATCGGCCACGGAGCGCTCGCTGAGCGTGCCCTGGTTCCCGTGCTGCCCACGCGTGAGGAATTCCCGTACGCCATCCGTCAGGTCTCCGAGGCGCTCAGCTCCAACGGATCCACCTCGATGGGTTCCGTCTGCGCCTCCACCCTGTCGATGCTGAACGCCGGAGTGCCGCTGCGCGCCCCCGTCGCCGGTATCGCGATGGGCCTCATCTCCGACACCGTCGACGGCCAGACCCGCTATGCGGCCCTGACCGACATCCTCGGTGCCGAAGACGCCCTCGGCGACATGGACTTCAAGGTTGCCGGCACGAGCGAATTCGTCACCGCGATCCAGCTCGACACCAAGCTCGACGGCATTCCCGCGTCGGTCCTGGCCGGCGCGCTGACGCAGGCGAAGGATGCCCGCACGACGATCCTCGCTGTGCTGAACGCCGCCATCGACAAGCCCGACGAGATGGCACCGACCGCGCCCCGCGTGATCAGCGTGCAGATCCCCGTCGACAAGATCGGCGAGCTCATCGGCCCGAAGGGCAAGATGATCAACTCGATCCAGGACGAGACCGGCGCCGACATCTCGATCGAGGAAGACGGCACCGTGTACATCGGCGCTGTCGATGGTCCCTCGGCCGAGGCCGCGCGCATCATGGTCAACTCCGTCGCGAACCCCACCAACCCCGAGGTCGGCGAGCAGTTCCTCGGAACTGTCGTGAAGATCGCCGCTTTCGGCGCCTTCGTCTCGCTCCTCCCGGGCAAGGACGGCCTGCTGCACATCTCTGAGGTGCGCAAGCTCGCCGGCGGCAAGCGCGTGGAGAACGTCGAAGACGTCCTCGGCGTGGGCCAGAAGGTCCTCGTTGAGATCACCAAGATTGACGACCGTGGCAAGCTTTCGCTCGCCCCGGTCCTCGCCGATGAGGCCGACACGCAAGGTCGCGACGCCGCATCCGAGGGACCCGAAGCTCCGGCCGAAGGTTAG
- a CDS encoding glutathione peroxidase, translated as MSDSPLYDIPLTLIDGTPTTFGRFAGKTVLVVNVASKCGFTPQYAGLEALYKRYADSGLVVLGLPCNQFMGEEPGTEEDIQQFCELNFGVTFPLTAKVDVRGKHQHPLYAELTKFKKGVLPGLIKWNFEKFLVNSDGVIVDRFASTVEPESAQLVAAIEQSLARTAA; from the coding sequence ATGTCCGACTCCCCGCTCTACGACATCCCGCTCACCCTCATCGACGGCACACCCACCACTTTCGGTCGCTTCGCCGGCAAGACGGTGCTCGTGGTCAACGTGGCCTCCAAATGCGGTTTCACACCCCAGTACGCGGGGTTGGAGGCGCTCTACAAGCGTTACGCCGACAGCGGCCTGGTGGTGCTCGGCCTCCCGTGCAACCAGTTCATGGGCGAGGAACCAGGCACCGAAGAGGACATCCAGCAGTTCTGCGAGCTCAACTTCGGCGTCACCTTCCCGCTCACCGCCAAGGTAGACGTGCGCGGCAAGCACCAGCACCCGCTCTACGCGGAGCTGACGAAGTTCAAGAAGGGCGTGTTGCCCGGCCTGATCAAGTGGAACTTCGAGAAGTTCCTGGTGAACTCCGACGGCGTGATCGTGGACAGGTTCGCGTCAACGGTGGAGCCGGAGTCCGCCCAGCTCGTCGCGGCGATCGAGCAGTCCCTGGCCCGCACCGCGGCCTGA
- a CDS encoding VOC family protein: MADTRETLTPAQTHTVLAGGDFIHLEGALYATYRTADFAAAVRLVDAVAADAEALNHHPDVTLAWGTVEFQLSSHDVAGVTERDLRLALRIQELAGEQEARATHLLPTRIDVAIDCADADAVRPFWRVGLGYVESGEPGETELTDPRGLGPRVWFQHMELPRVERNRIHLDVYVPVADCEERVQDIIDVGGVLLTDEHAPDWWVLADPEGNELCVCSWDA, from the coding sequence ATGGCTGACACCCGAGAGACCCTGACGCCCGCCCAAACCCACACGGTGCTCGCCGGGGGAGACTTCATCCATCTGGAGGGCGCCCTCTACGCGACATACCGCACCGCGGACTTCGCGGCCGCGGTGCGCCTGGTCGACGCGGTGGCCGCCGACGCCGAGGCGTTGAACCACCACCCCGACGTCACCCTGGCGTGGGGAACGGTGGAGTTCCAGCTCAGCTCCCACGACGTGGCCGGGGTCACCGAGCGGGACCTGCGGCTCGCGCTGCGCATCCAGGAACTCGCCGGGGAGCAGGAGGCCCGCGCCACCCACCTGCTGCCGACCCGCATCGATGTTGCCATCGACTGCGCCGACGCGGATGCCGTGCGCCCGTTCTGGCGGGTGGGGCTGGGCTACGTGGAGTCGGGCGAGCCCGGTGAGACCGAACTGACCGACCCGCGCGGCCTGGGCCCCAGGGTCTGGTTCCAGCACATGGAGCTGCCCAGGGTGGAACGCAACCGCATCCACCTGGATGTCTACGTGCCCGTCGCCGACTGCGAGGAGCGCGTGCAGGACATCATCGACGTCGGGGGAGTGCTGCTCACCGACGAACACGCGCCGGATTGGTGGGTGCTGGCCGACCCGGAGGGCAACGAGCTCTGCGTGTGCAGCTGGGACGCCTGA